From Saprospiraceae bacterium, one genomic window encodes:
- a CDS encoding T9SS type A sorting domain-containing protein: MKNSLIKTAICLSLFISIGFNMKAQGKYILAQNNPFALVNLSNFASPALGDIDNDGDLDLFVGQYNSNTMLFFRNIGTAKMPIYEMQSGQLNPMNIYSSNSGCNAPALVDIDHDGDLDAFVGIYTYLIRHLKNVGNANEPDFIWPSPMDHPLDKVMTEGICSFPAFVDIDNDMDDDVFISDGNGSILFYRNIGNKTSPNFDLDTMNNPFINVNLTARTKIAFHDINGDGLIDAVISHDATIPELLYFENTGSITNASFEQMTGTSNPFDGITGPVALVPAFADIDGDGDKDLVLGTNQRIRLYEAVSSSGTNSYDKYANCKIYPNPSNGLLTVTNLPFGSTLKVVDITGKVHYNAITKSEDEIIDTSTFMNGVYSIRIENNGTLYNEKLLVSK, encoded by the coding sequence ATGAAAAATTCATTGATTAAAACAGCCATCTGTTTGAGCCTATTCATTAGTATCGGATTCAACATGAAAGCCCAGGGTAAATACATTCTAGCCCAAAACAATCCATTTGCCTTGGTTAACTTGAGCAATTTTGCATCACCGGCCCTTGGAGACATTGACAATGATGGCGACCTGGACCTTTTTGTTGGCCAATACAACTCCAATACCATGTTGTTTTTCCGAAATATTGGTACTGCCAAGATGCCAATATATGAAATGCAATCAGGCCAATTAAATCCAATGAATATCTACTCAAGTAATTCCGGATGCAATGCACCTGCATTGGTAGATATTGATCACGACGGTGATCTTGATGCATTTGTTGGGATTTATACCTATCTTATCCGACACTTGAAAAATGTTGGGAATGCCAATGAACCAGATTTTATTTGGCCCAGTCCTATGGATCATCCATTGGATAAAGTGATGACGGAAGGGATTTGCAGTTTTCCAGCATTTGTGGATATCGATAATGACATGGATGATGATGTGTTTATCTCCGATGGGAATGGAAGTATTCTATTTTATAGAAACATTGGAAATAAGACATCCCCTAACTTTGATTTGGATACCATGAATAATCCATTCATAAATGTAAATCTTACAGCAAGAACGAAAATTGCTTTTCATGATATAAACGGTGATGGATTGATCGATGCTGTAATTAGCCATGATGCCACAATACCTGAATTATTGTATTTCGAAAACACCGGATCAATAACAAATGCTTCTTTTGAGCAAATGACAGGAACGTCTAATCCATTCGACGGAATTACAGGACCAGTGGCCCTTGTACCGGCATTTGCAGATATCGATGGGGATGGTGACAAGGATTTGGTACTTGGCACAAATCAAAGAATCAGGCTTTATGAAGCAGTAAGTTCTTCCGGCACCAACTCTTATGACAAATACGCCAACTGCAAAATTTATCCCAATCCCAGTAACGGACTTTTAACTGTTACCAATTTACCCTTCGGTTCTACTTTAAAAGTGGTGGACATAACCGGAAAGGTGCATTATAATGCAATAACTAAAAGCGAGGATGAAATAATTGACACCTCAACTTTTATGAATGGTGTGTACAGTATCCGGATTGAAAACAACGGAACCTTGTACAACGAAAAACTTTTAGTTAGCAAGTAA